One part of the Melopsittacus undulatus isolate bMelUnd1 chromosome 17, bMelUnd1.mat.Z, whole genome shotgun sequence genome encodes these proteins:
- the LOC101880967 gene encoding reprimo-like protein, translating into MNGSFLNQTLLEQGAYPNRTQGLGMLMACCNGTSSVLATGGGSSVLAPDERSLYITRVVQIAVLCVLSLTVMFGIFFLGCNLLIKSESMINFLVKDRRPSKDVGAAIMGLY; encoded by the coding sequence ATGAATGGATCCTTTCTCAATCAGACTCTCCTAGAGCAGGGAGCTTACCCCAACAGGACCCAGGGCTTGGGGATGCTCATGGCCTGCTGCAATGGGACCAGCTCGGTGCTGGCGACCGGCGGTGGCTCTTCGGTGCTGGCACCTGACGAGAGGAGCCTTTACATCACACGGGTGGTGCAGATCGCGGTCCTCTGCGTCCTCTCCTTGACTGTCATGTTTGGCATCTTCTTTTTGGGCTGCAACTTGCTCATCAAGTCCGAGAGCATGATTAACTTCCTGGTGAAGGACCGGAGACCTTCCAAGGATGTGGGAGCTGCAATCATGGGACTTTACTAA